GAGCCAATAAGCGCCGCCAGTGCCAAAGCAAGGGGAATCAGGAGAGCTGGCAACCACCGCTGCCTGGCCCGCGCCATTGCTACCGACCACCACACGTGAGAGGCATGAATCCAGACTACGCCTGGCTGCTTCCTGCGCCTACCAGGTTTCAGTGACCTTCAGCAGGCCACGCGGCGCATCCGGATCATTGCCGCGCTCCACCGACAACTGCAACGCCAGTCGCTGGAGGGGCAGGATCTGCAGGATAGGAGAAAGCTCCTCCGGAACGCCCGCAGGCAAAGGAAGCACCAAACTGCCTGGAAGGGCGGCAGCGGGATCGCCCACCACGCACACGTGCGCCCCCCGCTCCGAGAGTCTGTTCAGGACCGGGCGCATCGCCGCACCTCCGATTCCTTCCGGTACAACTGCAATCACAGGGTGCTGCGAGTCAATCATCGCGAACGGGCCGTGCAGCAGATCCGCGCCAGAGAATGCCTGGGCAGGAAGATAGGAGGTCTCCATGAGCTTCAAGGCGCCTTCCCTCGCCGTGGGGTAGGAATAGCCACGACCCGTGGTGATGATGCGGTCGGCAAAACGGTAACCACCAGCGACCTCCAGCACGGTGTCGTCGGCAAGGACGGAAGCGGCCCACTCTGGAAGACCCGCGGCGTCGGCGAACGTCCCATCACGCCACGCATCAACCAACAACCACAGGGCCAGAAGCTGCGCCGTGTAGCTCTTGGTAGCGGCAACTGCAGTTTCGCTTCCCGCCCGAATATCCAGGTGATGCTCCGCCGCCCCAGCCAGCGCGGACTCCGGCGAGTTTGTCACCGCAACAGTGAGGGCGCCCAGGCGGCGAGCTGCCGCCGTCGACTCCACCAGGTCCGGTGAGCCGCCGGACTGGCTAACCGCCAACCACAGCACGCCCTCCAGTTGGGGCGTGGCGCCATAGGCGGTGAGGGTCGACGGCGATGCGAGGCCAACCGGCAGCCCCAAGCTGATTTCAATGAGGTACTTCGCGTACAAAGCCGCATGGTCACTCGTGCCGCGGGCGGCCAGCAGGACAAACCGAGGGCTCGCCTTCTTGATGATGTCCGCCATCGCCACGAACTGGCGCCGGCCTGAGTCCAGGAGCCCGGCAAGAACCTTGGGCTGCTCGCCGATCTCATGGGCCATCTTCACGCCGGGAGTATTGTGCGAGACGTCTGGGGAGGTAGGAGTGATCGTCATGGTTCCTGTCTGTTGTTCGAAGGGGCAAAATCTCTGGGAGTCAGGGCTGGATCAGCTGCCGTGCGAGCTTTACGGCCCCGTGCACCGGCGCCTGGCTCTGGATCCTGATCAGCGACGGATCCTCCACGGCAACCTTGCGGGCAACAGCGCCCGCCAACTGCTGTTGATTGACCAGAAGGCCGCCAGCCATCACCAACGGCAGGTCCAAT
This genomic stretch from Micrococcaceae bacterium Sec5.1 harbors:
- a CDS encoding SIS domain-containing protein; amino-acid sequence: MTITPTSPDVSHNTPGVKMAHEIGEQPKVLAGLLDSGRRQFVAMADIIKKASPRFVLLAARGTSDHAALYAKYLIEISLGLPVGLASPSTLTAYGATPQLEGVLWLAVSQSGGSPDLVESTAAARRLGALTVAVTNSPESALAGAAEHHLDIRAGSETAVAATKSYTAQLLALWLLVDAWRDGTFADAAGLPEWAASVLADDTVLEVAGGYRFADRIITTGRGYSYPTAREGALKLMETSYLPAQAFSGADLLHGPFAMIDSQHPVIAVVPEGIGGAAMRPVLNRLSERGAHVCVVGDPAAALPGSLVLPLPAGVPEELSPILQILPLQRLALQLSVERGNDPDAPRGLLKVTETW